Sequence from the Phragmites australis chromosome 6, lpPhrAust1.1, whole genome shotgun sequence genome:
GGTGGGGAGCTATCCATATCGAGGGCGGTTGGATCTAGGTGTGGATAGAAGAGGCGGGACCCTCACCCTGCACATCGCCGGTGGTGAGCCGgagacgggggggggggggggctagatCTAGCTCACGACCGGTGGCTTGTCGAGAGCTCTTTCGGGAGGCTTCCTGAAGATGGAGCCAGAGGCAGCGACTGGATGGGATGTATTAAAACCAATTGACATCAACAAATTGGAAAATTGGctattgaaaaggaaaaaatgtggAATGTTGAGTAGTGCTAGTTTTTCTATGTTGATCAATATTGTAAATTTTTGGAATAAATATTTGTTACCCTAGCCAAGAAAAATAAGATGAGGAGCACACAAGTAACCATGGATACGGATGAAAGCTGTACGGGAGTATTCCGTTCTATAATGCGACTATTTCTCATTTCTCCTcgatcatttttgttttcttgattCTTACGTGGTAACAGGATGGAAACATAACAATGATGTCTGGAAATAGGGCCAAAAATTGTTGAGGTTTCATCCCGCCTATTTTCTCGGAATCCTATTTCTAGATGGGAGAGTCATGTTTTTAGCCTGTTTTGTGCTTCCTACAGGCTCACTGTCATAACTCCAAGCCGAGCCCACAACTTGCCAACCCTTGAAACTCGGGTCATCTCCTCCAATGTCCTGAATCCCGTCGCTTCGCCCGTTTGGTGGTCCTGTCCCTGCGGCGCCACCAGCTCACCCTTGTCGCCTAGCCTCGCCCACCCTCGTCCTcagctcctccaatcctcctacCGTTGTCGTTGGACCGTCTTGCCCCACGGCACCGCCCGTCCTGCCCTGCTACCCCCACGACGCCGAAGTCATTACGTGAaaaaaggtcataagtgacgggtgatgggTCCCGCACCTGTCACCCCAAACGTGTCACAGatcccatcacttatgactttttataagtgacgggtctcacttatgacttatgaacttcattagtgacatgtctagttgtgacccatcaccaatgacctatcacttatgactaagtAACGGGTCACAATTATGACTCACCACTAATGACTATTTTTTGCCGaattgtaatttgataggtgacccggagtGACCTTCGGTAAAATagacataacttttacatacgaactccgattttgactcaacgaacatctatagaaaaaaattatatccgTTCCCCCCTCCCACTTCATCGGGTTTGGCAGTTTTTAAGGTCAAAAACGGCATGGAGGATTGACTTCTCGTGTcctaaagtttctgcaccatgtTCAAAACTCgtatttgtgtccatagccgtcacatcttacatcaaatttgaacagaaatatacaatgattcctattctaatgttgctaaggtgagaaaaaatagaagaaaaataaataaaattatagcatcatgctatgtgcatatttactatataagaaaaaattaaGTAAGTTGCGATAGAaaactgattgactaatacatctaatgaccCACGTGAAAAATTAAATAagttgtgaaagaaaaaaaattaaaattctttcaccagctctatttcatcaaaataGTTATTAGTGAGGGTtacaatttgacccgtcactaatgacttttagGATAAcacactgatgagttagtcattaatGATAGGTCACAACTTACCTGTTACTTATGACTTGCCaaggatgatccgtcacttatgactgactAATGATGATATGACACTTATGACtgataataagtgacaggtcacaatttgacccgtcattattatcataagtgactgATCATATTATGATCTGTTATTAATTCGTATCTTTtttgtctgtttttttttcagagtGAGTCCCTATTGTTTTCTGTTTGAAACACTTGGCCAAGTGGTCCTGTAGTCCATGTCATCTGGACTTCCGGAGTCCCTGTTGTGGTATATTTTAATCATCCATTTCTATCTAATACTAACATATTTCTATTcggatttgtttgttttttataatCGGAAATCCCGTGTTGGTTTCTGTTTccgatttttctatttttatttatgtctaattgaaaaaataaaaaataaatagttagAGTATTTTACTGACCATTCCAATCCGTTTTCATTCCTAACCGTAGAGATGGCCGGAGTACACAGATATGGAAATGCTTTTGGAGAGCGATCTGCTACGTACCGAGGCGATAGCTGAGCAGAAACAAAAAGAGAAAGCCTTTTGCATGGcggagatgatgatgatgcctTGCGTTCCGGCCTTTGGATCGTGCATGGGGACAAAGAGCCTTGATCTCCTTGTCTCCCCGTCGCGTTTCCCAAAGCACGGCGGCGACGCAGACCTCTCTCTCGCTGTACAGaaggcggccggccggccggccagtcTCCAGTGTGCGTGGCCGATATGTAGCGCGCGTCGCTGCACGGAGCATACGCACGCATGCATGTAGCAACAAGTGGAAGGCGCCAAGGGCCTCCATTTATGAGCGGAGACAAAGCTCACGGCCTCACGCGCGCAGGCACAGGATCGAGGAGAGGAGGCTTCTTCACTCCCATGCATGCTTGCGCGTCTGGAGGCTGCATGGCCTACGTAGACTTGCTACAACTTCTAGCACAGTGTAGCTTGCTGGACACATGCTGACATGCATAGCCTTTATAGTTCTGTTCTCCCTGGGTGACTGGAGTACGTGTTTGCCCTGTCCTGCGTGCGCCACGCCCACTTTCTTGGTGTTTGCCCTGCATCTACCCGTATGCTTTTTAATTGttcaaactcaatatataaGTAATAATTTGTagctaaagtttaaaaatactgaatatatataatccaaAACAACACTTAATTAGAGAGATTTACTCCTTACGCTGCACTTTCGTGGCGAGTACATGCATACGTGTTGTGACTTCCTACGCTACACTTTATATTGATCTGAGGACCAGGGGTACGAGCGGATGTAACCATACTAAATTTTGGTTCTTTCCCTTGCCGAATGTTACTCGCCGAAGGAAAAGAAACAAGCTTCTTCTCTCCTAAGTATGCGTATCATATGATATAAGAGTTGTAAAATCACGTCTTCGAGCACACATCTAATTGTCATTTTTTGTTAAAACAAATACTAGCAGAAGTTGTTTCTTTATTTATGAAGTGGGAGCTGCTGTCACGAATGGAATAAAAGGTTTGTTTTTGGTTTTAGGTGTTGTCCCCTACAGGTGCTGATGTAGTGATGTTCCTGTGTTTTTGGCGTCGACACGACACGGCATAAAGTGTGGGGTACTGTGCAAAACTAAATGTAACGCTTCTGTAAGTACAACCAACTAGTAGTCGCACAGTCCTGCACAATGGCGGAGCTCCATGCAGCGCCGCTACTTGTTTTCCAAATTTCATAACAAAGCTATTTCtaccagtggcggagcttgaagAAGACTAAGGGGTCAAGCTAAAGAAGCAGAGGCCAAACTAAGAAAGCTAAACCCAAATTCACACAAAGTTGAGCGCTTTTGTTAgcgttttctaaaaaaatttcctAACCCAGGGGCCATAGCCACCTTTAACCACAAGGAAGCTCCGCCCCTAACTCCTACTACTCAAGGTTTGtacacaaataaaatatcaaactGAGCATCATTATCTTATATTTGGCCCCTCTGTGCCAAACTCCGCCACTGGTCCTCCTACGTGCGTACTCCTACTACACAAGGCTTGTACAGCTCTATCGACCACAGGACCTGCATTTCGCTGGCTCCGTCCGTACGTGCTAAAAGGAGGGCGGAGGGCGGAGGGCGGAGGGAGCAAACCAGACACCAAAAGCTGACCGCGCTGTTCGCCCACAACAAGATGTACGTGCATGCCCTGCCCTCCCTCGCCGGGCCTCGCGAGTGGAGCCGCGGCCTCGATCCTGCCAGGGTAACGCACGCACCTACCCGGCACGCTACGCAGGGAACAGCTCAGAAACGAACCTACCGGATCGCAGGGCCCGCCCGCACCGCACCGGATCCCGCGAAGCAGATCGCCGGAGCGAGCGAGGCAGTCCCACAGCTCGCTGCTCCTGCCTGTCCCGTTACGACTAGACGGCGGGGGCGTACGACGACACGTCGAGACCTCCCCGCCCCTGCGCTCCACGGGACACGAGGATGCCCCTGCCGTAAAGCGCCTGGCCGGTGTCTCCCCGACTCCCCCTCGTcggccccggccccggccccgcAGCGTTCTTCGGGGACGTGCGTGATAGTTGCATGCTGGCAACCGTGCCGTCCGCGTGGGTGCTCGCGTGTCCACAGCGAACTCGCAATTCACTGTGGCTTACGTGCTTCGACCCGGCTATCTCGATGCGTACACTCGCATAGGCAGGCAAAGCGGATGAAGAATCACGGACAGTTTTTTAAGATTTAttattgataaaatatatttagaCGGTGTTTAGAAAAATTCTATTACAAACTATCTCTTATAAGATCtgtatatatcatatatatatatagatttttctaaaaaaaaatccgtGTGTACTTAAAACCTGGTACTATTTTAGATTTAATTGCTAGTCTCTATGGCTATTTTAGCTTCCCACACTCAACCCATTCATCTCCCCCTGTTTTTTTGCTTTCCACACATATAATTTGCTTATCTCCACTTAATATAAAACAATGAGGAGTATCCATCTTACTCGCTCTACTTGTTGTTATGCGAGAACTCATTTCGTGATAGCTAATTATGGTTTTTTCCACATCTGATGAGTGAGATTTGGGCGAGGTGAGTATCGTAGGGTTCCATTTCGATTTATTTAGGGTTTACTTTGATATGTGTAATTAAGGGTAATGTGTTGTTTTCATCGTAAATCTGTAATATCTCAGTTCACTATCATCATGCACTTGCAAGATGTGGTTGTCCCTATGCCTGCTTCCACAGTGCAGATGCTTGGTGTCGATTTCGATTGTGTGGGCTTTGTGTACTTCGCTATTGTGAAAGGCATCTATGTGGATCCTATTTTTACTGTGAATCACGTTATATATTATGTTCATGTATATagaaatttctctattgttgttcGTCATAATTAAGATATTTTTGTGAACGATAAGACTGATTTGAACGCGCATTTCTTACTTAACCTTGGCTGATGGTTTGACAACAATGTAGTTTGTTTCTGGCACATGACTGAGTTAGTCAGAATGAAGTCTGATCCGGATGACAACGAGATGgtcattgaagatgatgcttgggttgataTTGTGCTGAAACACAGGTTGTTGATATGATATCAATAATTTCATCTTTCTGGAAGACGGAGTCGACCAATGATGTcaatcttcttgtccttctggAAGACGTCGTCTCCAATAATATCAAGTATCTCATCTTTCTGGAAGACGTTGTTAATGATGTCAAGCATCTCGTCCTTCTAAAAGCAAAATGTGTATAACTAGGGATTGTTTATAgttagctaggtttatgtgttgTGAGCAATGTGTGATATGCATCTGTATAATGTTCTTAATCTTTGTGATATGTAGATATCTGTAACCAATGTTCTAAACAATATGTCAATatgtgatatgtaaataataCTTGTGATGTTGGGTTATGAGCAAAATTTGTGAATTATGAAGTGTGTATATCATATCATAAGCGCAACAAGGAAGCAAAATTGCTTCTCAGAGGAGAAAGGGTCACACAGTAAAAAATCGTCTAGACATTTTATACATACAggttttaataaaaaaacatatgtgactcttactacttagatgaatttttagaaaatCCGTCCGATCCTTACTACTTAGTGATGgttttatagaatatgtgtttgtatataTCTCTAATATAGATGGAGTTATAAATATCTATAATAAAATCAATGTCACAAACACTTTTATAGAGAAGTATATGCTCAGGGTCAGATGGGCTGTCGGTGATGGAGAAGATGAGTGTAGAAGAAAAGATCTTGATGCCTTTGACCTAGTGGTGAAAGTGGTGTAGAAATATTAAAGTGTCTCTCCCCTGTGGCAAATTATGAAAGACAACAAAGAGGCATACTCTTAAGGGTTGCAAAAAGTTAAATTCTCCGTTTTCTTGCACCTAGGCGTAAGTCCATCTGCTGGATCTACCATCCATGTTTGCAGTGCGCTTAAAGATTAATTATATCTATTAAGTACAAAATTTTTACTGCCATATTTACAGCCAGATCCCTGTCGAACGTGTTTGGTAAAACTATGTCGCGTGGGCCGTGTCAACGTCTGGGAAGGTGTACTGTGTTTCTTCGGCCAATCCGACGCTACAGCAGGGAGACAAGCGAATTCGAGAAAGGGAAGAGGCGAGCGGAGCGCAGGATCCCGGCGGACATTAGATTCTTCGAGCGTCGACAGACTTGACGCCCTCACGTCCGTCCTGTCCTGCCCCACTCGATCTCCTCGCCGGCCGGATTCCCAGAATCACTCTAGGAGCAGCAAGTTGTTCTACAGCAGTACAGCAGCAGCACGCGGTGCGCTTCTCTCGCCGCGGTACTGTTCGGAGATGACGCGAGTACCACCATAACGGCACCCGTAGCGAGTGTAAAAAAAAGTGTCGTAAGCCAAAAAAGTGGTCTTCAGATCCAGCTTTACACATTACGAGAATTGGTATAATCGATTTTTAAGTTTGACATCATGTTTTAAGCAATAAAATACTGTTTTTAATTAATTCTTCTCTCTCCTTCAACCTACCACCACCCATGGAAGCGCTACTGATGAAGACTCATCTTTTAAGGTTTATTGGGACCTTCAACAGAAGTGATGCATTAACACCATAGATAAAGTATAATTTTAGATTATCTTCAGtacatattttaaaatttcatcttctataatattattatagtatttttaacactattatagtatcatCTATTTTTCATCTTTAACAATTACTTTATTTCTTATCTTTTATTAATCTGCTTCTACACCTGAGTCCACGGAAATACTCAGTGAACAATattgagaggagagagagagacagcaAATTTGAAACATTTCGGTGCTACAGTACAACCAGCTGCAACACTGTAGCCCTAGTCCGTTTCAGCTGTGCCCCGCACATGTACGCACCGCTGCTTGGCAATGTGCATGGCGATGGCGAATACGGTCGCCAGCGGATCGCAGGGGCTGATACCACACGTACAGGTTTATGCATTGCAAGTTTCGTACGACAGTGAGATGTTGATACGACACATGTTGAGTTCAATAATGTTTATAAGTTTTGTTGAACGTAATGCAAACAAGTTGCTGCATCTAAATTTACAAGTTTCAAGTATATGCACGCTTCGAGGTTTACGTTGTAGGCTTACAtatgaaaaaaatcaattaaattTTTATGTTGAATATATCTGTTTCTAGAGTATGATAGAATTATGATGTTAACATTTGATCTTGCAGTCCGACCGGTCAAACAAAAAAATGATCCTACCTGCAATACAATTTGTGGTTGTGCGATCCTGTCCTGATCTGGCCATCGGATTGAAGCTAATGCTGATTGATTTCTTCTCGATGAGCAAGTCTTAAGAGTTGTGCGTGCCAAAAGCTCCCGTTCCGAAAGAAATCTTGTTGCCATTGACTACTTCCAGCTCAGTATGTTTGACGAACTTACAGATCAGTGTACGAAGTTCTATAAGCATAGTTCACCTTGCAGAATACTCCAACTCTCGATCACTGAGATCCAGTAGTCTCAATACAAAGTTAGCCAATACGTCTTGTCTGTTGAAGTCAAATACATAAAAGACATACAGATGTGGAAAGGTTGAAGAAATAGGAACATATAGAAACCTAATTTAGTGGacaagataaattaattttacgAAATTTTTGAACAGGTCTAGTACAACTACAATTACCAGTGGATATGAGATCATCTCCGTTTGTACAAACAAGGTTTCAACTGGGGCCAATCAATGTTCTTGACCACCTTACTTTTTTCCTACGGGGTATGGTAAACCACTGAGTTCAACGTGAAAGTTAACCAACGGGATAATTAAGGTCACAAAAAGTGCAGCTAACCTTTTTCCTGAAGTAAAACAGAATGAACATTTTGTTTTTAGCGTCCTGAAAAAGGAAACAAGTAACCAATTAGAAAGCAGGAGCACATCGTCCTCTTTTTACAAAAGTAGGCACTCTTTCATCACTACAAAATGAACTGCACATCAGAAATAATGATTGAAAGGAACCAAACAAACTTCGAGTCCATCGCAGAGACTCTCAGAAGTAGAACATGGCAATCATACATCAATGATAACATTTTAGAAACCAACATTACATACCAGTTCCACAAAGAGTGAGAAAGCGCAAAGAACTGTTTCGTTTCTGAACCACATACAAAGGATGCAATGAGTAAAATAAAGCCATACATAGCAGCATTGAATATTTAGAGATACCCAGCCATTCAAATACTGTGGAACTTAACATACATTGATAATACAATGTGTATGTGCCCGCCACATGGTTTTTACCACACCACATACGCTAACTTGTGTTACACTATGATGGAAACCAAAACAATTACACCAGGTGAAAATAAACAGTGAGCAGAATGGACCTCCTTTTCTAATTGAAATGTCGTTACTTCAATATAAGTAGGATATACACAACAATTTACTGCTTTTATCAAGTTAACTTTCAGCCAAAAACTGCAGGTGGACCGAAATCTAAAATTGAAGAAACTCGTGGGAAAGTATTTAAGTTGCTATTTCATCAGCTCATGAATGGACCATATGACTTCTTAAATATACAACTCTTGAGACTGGGCAATCACCATTTATAATTAACTCATCACAATAATTCGAACCTAGAACTCAGCAGCAGAAAACATTAAGAATGCAAAACCTTTAACACAAGGGAATAGCCAAGCTGGATGATGCCTTCAGAAAACTTTTCAGGATCAGCACCTCCAGTGTTTGGGTCTAGCCTGCTCCGCACTTCAGCAATAACAAGCCAACCACTGCATAAACAAATCTATcagcattgaaaaaaaaaagtggcatGTGCCTTGTGCAGTAAAAGTGTAGCAGCTAATGATTAAGCAGACCTTGGCTTGAGAACCCTATTTGCTTCCTCTAAATAACTTGGATAGTTGGTTCCCATCAAAGAAAGACAAAATATTGCAACGTCTACAGAGGATGGCTCCAATGGAGTCTGcagaaatgaaaaaatatatttagttgAATTAAAGACTCGAATATCAATAGACATTTGGTGTCCATTTTATTCAGTTTAaatattctaacatttttttcTGAGGGAAAATCACAAGCAGTTTGGAATcaagttttttcaaaataaaaaagataaagcCATAGGAACACATTTGATGAAGTGGAGTCTAATACCTAGTACATAATCATTAAGAAACATAATGAATCATTGAagtgatttgcatttactgtaAGTTAGTGTTGCCACGTGCAAGACGCATTTCacattaaaaatagataaactATGTTTTTGCAAACTGATGCACTTCATCAGTTCATCCCATAGCAACTACATTGTTTTAGCCACATTACCTTCAACTCATGCCATCAACACTAAATATTCACTCATAATAACTTGGATTTTGAAAATAAGAATAGCAGGGAAATATAGTGCTCGAAAATCTTTATTTATGTAAAAGCATGAAACCATGGCAGATAAATTGTGCAACCGCAACTCTGCAGGTACCCAAGAAATTAGTCAACCTGAGAATGACTAGGTCTTATACAGgaatattataaatatttagaGTGTTATACTCGGGGCAATCTGCAACACCCCACAATGTTGTTCTCAAGCTTGCCAACAATCATGAAAAGAAccacaagaaaaataatttgcaaTACATTTCATAAGCGAAAATAAAGTTAAGAGGACAGATAACTAGCAATGCTAAGCATCAAAAGATATTATGTAGTTGGAGCTTACATGAGCCATATCACAAGCGATCACTGAAGGGTCATCTGAAACAAGATCAATGGAGAAAACCTTGTTCTTCACATTCTTAGCAACTGCTGCATTGCCTGGGAAGTGTGAATGATATTCTCATAGCTGCGCCAGGGACATAAAAAGTTGCAAGAGTAGGGAAACTTGCTAGAAAGCCACAGCTTCTAGACAGTAACTTTTTTAGCAGTCTTACCACAGCCAAAATCAGCAACAGTCCATGATGCATTATGACTCTTCAACCAACTGATTATTACATTTACTGGCTGCTCCGGCCAATGTGACATCTGCTCATGATATCCTGAATGATACTAAAAGAGAATAATGTGAAATTCAACAATGTAACCTCACGTTAATTAGTTACTTGACCGCGAGCATACAAGATGCTTTTTGCATATTGATCCCTGGAAGAAATTTTCCTCTGATGGAAATATGGAATATGCAAACCAAATCGTATTAAAACAAAGAGCAAAATAAGTACAATGAGGCTGGTACAGATGGAAGGATGGAAAACCTAACAACGTGGCACTGCATTTATGGTTTCCGGGAGGTCAATTATGCACAACACTTCCCCCACAAAGCCCAAGTTTTGTTAGCTAGAAACAATATGCTGGCAAGAAGAGATCCTTCTTCACGTACTAGCAGATAATAGTAGTAAAACATGGAAGAAAACTAAAATAACATACCACATCAAAAAGATTAGGGTCATCTTTGAAGTAGTCAAACGCATCCTGCCCACTGAAAAAGATAAACGACATTTGAGCGAAAGCATGAAACATGCAAAAGTGAAGTTCTAGATCTTGCATTCCAAGAGTTAAAGGAGCTTTCAGTAATTAAGAACAACATGCTTTACTAATGACAAGACCCATGCATACAACAGTAGCAAGTCCAACAAGGCACGAAGAACAATGCGAATATTAAGGGCAACGATAGGCGTACATGTTTTCTATCTCTATGATGACTAATAGTTATCAGTATTTGAGTAGGAGCTAATGAGACACAATACCATGTCGATATTCAAAATACAAAATCTTAAACCTAATAATTGTCTGGAAATTGTCACATGCAAGGAAAATATAATGCGTTCAAGCCTGCCAACACATAAAATCAACCAAAAAGAAGTGTTGTGTGTAAGAGAATGTGAACCTGCAAGTGTACAGTTTCTCGTTTAACATCCTGAAATGACCACCAGATAACCTTGCACGCATCTAGAATGTCACCAAACAACAAATCGATTAATTAGTTTACAGAAAAATGATCAGAGAAAGAACCAGAAGGTAAACCCCCTAATGAAGTCATATAGATGCAAGGCATGTTTAACAACTCCTGCCATCACATAATTTGCTATATTAAGTAGCAACTAGCAATCGATCTAAACCAAATGTGAACGTTTATGCAAAATTTGAGCCATATACTAGGCTCAATGGTGCCTAAAGGCGCATGGGGCTCTCCCTGATTCAGTCATGTTTCCTGCAGCAGCATTTCATAATTAGAGACAAAAGGGCCTCTGCAATCACATCACCAAAACAAGATCAAACAACTGAACATCTTACCGAATCCCAAGACACTTATCATCTCATTGAGCACATGTCTACTCTAAATATTCGCGTCACTGTTTAATTTTCTACCCAATAAGCAATAAGCAATAAGCAGTTCAACAGTGAAAGTTTGCAATCGCAACTGAAGCCTCCACTGCGCTGCTGAATGCTCCCTCTAGCCATACGGTTCCAGGAATCCCTAATCCAGGTGAGATGAGTTACCTTGTCGAGGAGGCTCGCGGTGTTGCCCATCTTGGGCTTGGCCGCGACCTGGTCCGCGCCGGCCTTGCGCCGCCGCTTCGCCGGAGGGGAGGACGGAGGTGGGGGCGCAGCCGCTGTCAGAGGCGCTTGCTGCGACGACGAAGACTTCCGGCGGTTCTtgccgcctcctcgccggcgccgcctgcGGGTGCCGGCGGCTGGCTCTTGCGGAGGCTCCATCGGTAGAGAAGGGAGGCGGACCGGAAGGGCAGCGCGAGAGGTATCAGGATTTTGTGCGACTGATCTGGTGGCCCCACGCTCGGCGTAATCGGGCCAGTTTTATGGGCCTGCTACCCACAGATACTGAGGGCTCTTATACGTCCGATGACAGAGCCGAATACTCAGATCTGTCAGCCCAATAGCTTTCAGCCCACCTTGGCCCAAATACGATTGTGGCCGTCTTCTTCCTCACCACACCGTCTTCTTCTTGGTTGCTGGTTTCGttctgccgccgccaccgccctccCCTTCCAATGATGACCAATATTGTGTAGAGCAGCTTCGCATGAGAAGAGTCCTCTTTTCCATTTATGCACATTGCTTAGGACTAGCTCGGTCGAGGAACATGTTACCATGTTTTTGCAAGTGGTTTGTCACAATTGTTGGTTTAGGTTTATACAACTGAATTTTAGGAGGTCAGTGGAAACAAATAGTCATTATGTATGCTATTGGGGAGTCACGGGACGAGATGATTTAGTCGTCGTCAAACCACACACAAAAATTGAAACGATCACATGTTCAATGGAAAGGACTCCTCTAGTATGATTGGCAACAAAAGGAAGAGGGTCATGACCATAGATGCAAAGAGCATCCTCTTCACTGCCTTGAACAATGATGTAAAGGAGATGACCAGTGCCATCAAGGAAACTGTGCATGCGGAGACACACCTCGAGGTGTACATTGCCATCATGAGCCTTCCCGGCTCCACCCAAGAGACTCCTTGTTGCTCTCGGTTGGTTTTTGTGCATACGAGTGTATAGCACCACCATTTGTGgatggacggttggatcaccAACCACTACTTCTCGGGTTGATTCACTTGATATCTAATCACTAACCTTTTTGCCTGGTTAGTTGGTGCTTGATGGAGAATCCTCCCCCTTTAGACCCTATCTATTTTTGTAAGGTAAAATTGTAGAAACCTTTAATTAGCTTATGTTAGTATAGGAAGTGACACTAAGGGCTCTGACTATGATGATGATGCGCCCTAAACTCTATATCGTGGGCTGTCGATGTGGTAATAGTGTGTAGTTTGCACATATTTCTTTTGTAGATGTGCTAGGGGTTATTATATGTAACACAATAGTGCGTAAGCTACATGCTTACGCTTTCTTATGCTCCATGTGTAACCTGGACTTTGGACCATGGTTATGCATGCTCACATATGGACCTTAAAATATGTGGTGTTTGTCATATTCTAATGTTGTTTATGTGGTATCTTTGAAATGTATTG
This genomic interval carries:
- the LOC133921850 gene encoding ribosomal RNA-processing protein 8-like encodes the protein MEPPQEPAAGTRRRRRRGGGKNRRKSSSSQQAPLTAAAPPPPSSPPAKRRRKAGADQVAAKPKMGNTASLLDKMRARLSGGHFRMLNEKLYTCSGQDAFDYFKDDPNLFDVYHSGYHEQMSHWPEQPVNVIISWLKSHNASWTVADFGCGNAAVAKNVKNKVFSIDLVSDDPSVIACDMAHTPLEPSSVDVAIFCLSLMGTNYPSYLEEANRVLKPSGWLVIAEVRSRLDPNTGGADPEKFSEGIIQLGYSLVLKDAKNKMFILFYFRKKEKSKVVKNIDWPQLKPCLYKRR